The following coding sequences lie in one Pontibacter sp. G13 genomic window:
- a CDS encoding BatD family protein: MVANDWWKYGLFGLLIGWMLGGNALAQPTRYFATATVYPKEVFPGQPAKVTIRVSTNRWFTDPLQIGNLQVENAFLVKFDRPLSTDIQKDGSTWPTLVFYYLLYPYTTGTVTFPELNITAFIPPEGDYKGRAYQIKTRPQEISVKDYPEGANPRTWLVASNVSVSEKWDQPLKDLKVGDVRKRTITIRGYGTLSSLIPPTVPPSYSGMSIYPDKPKLSDRQTSNNVNGVRIESYTYLLEQAGRYVLPEIEIAYWHPTRNTMITRSIPADTMDVAENDDLAMLQTLRDSLRQIHQEEELAENPPFSFMGMNLTQLLGWGLVLLVVGLVLGNWTLNLWKMWKARQAAYQDSEEAWFDRFRRSLKKGSARDTQNALYSWWDRIRGHAHEPVIADLAAATQTPQAEQEEAALAAYLDGNGAQPWSPKLLGQAVSQARKRWKNRRKRLGPDLEQWNFSE; this comes from the coding sequence ATGGTAGCGAATGATTGGTGGAAATACGGCCTATTCGGCCTGCTCATCGGATGGATGCTTGGAGGAAATGCCTTGGCCCAGCCGACTCGGTATTTCGCCACGGCCACCGTCTATCCCAAGGAGGTATTTCCCGGGCAGCCTGCCAAGGTGACGATTCGGGTCTCTACCAATCGGTGGTTTACCGATCCGTTGCAAATTGGCAATCTTCAAGTGGAAAATGCCTTTCTGGTGAAATTCGACCGACCCTTAAGTACGGACATTCAAAAAGATGGAAGCACTTGGCCAACGCTGGTTTTTTACTACCTGCTTTATCCCTATACTACCGGAACTGTCACTTTTCCCGAGTTGAACATCACGGCCTTCATTCCCCCAGAAGGCGACTACAAAGGTCGTGCGTACCAAATCAAGACCAGACCGCAGGAAATCTCTGTAAAGGATTATCCCGAAGGAGCCAACCCTCGCACTTGGCTAGTGGCCTCCAATGTCTCAGTTTCGGAAAAATGGGACCAGCCTTTGAAAGATCTGAAAGTCGGAGATGTGCGAAAGCGGACGATCACCATTCGGGGGTATGGCACGCTTTCGAGTTTGATTCCGCCCACCGTTCCGCCGAGCTATTCAGGGATGTCCATTTATCCTGACAAGCCCAAACTCTCTGATCGTCAGACTTCCAATAATGTCAATGGCGTGAGGATCGAGTCTTATACCTACCTACTGGAACAGGCAGGTCGCTATGTGTTGCCGGAAATCGAGATCGCTTATTGGCACCCCACCCGTAATACCATGATCACCAGATCAATTCCCGCCGATACGATGGACGTAGCCGAAAACGACGATCTGGCTATGTTGCAGACATTGCGAGATTCATTGAGGCAAATTCACCAAGAAGAGGAACTGGCTGAAAATCCTCCCTTTTCCTTCATGGGAATGAATTTGACACAATTACTCGGATGGGGGCTTGTACTCTTGGTGGTAGGCTTGGTGTTGGGGAATTGGACACTCAATCTATGGAAGATGTGGAAGGCTAGACAAGCGGCTTACCAAGACAGTGAGGAAGCATGGTTTGATCGTTTTCGAAGATCCTTGAAAAAAGGAAGCGCGCGAGACACGCAAAATGCCCTGTATAGCTGGTGGGATCGGATCAGGGGACATGCGCATGAGCCAGTCATCGCTGATCTCGCGGCTGCTACGCAGACTCCACAGGCAGAGCAGGAAGAAGCTGCATTGGCGGCGTATCTGGATGGAAATGGTGCCCAGCCTTGGAGTCCCAAGCTACTTGGACAGGCGGTTTCGCAAGCCCGAAAGCGCTGGAAAAACCGAAGGAAGCGTTTGGGCCCCGATCTGGAGCAATGGAATTTTTCGGAGTAA
- a CDS encoding metalloregulator ArsR/SmtB family transcription factor, with protein sequence MKSRFDIGFLETTADVLRALAHPVRIAIVDLLKKENKLSVTEIHQRLDIEQAVTSHHLRILKDKQIVMAQREGKNTFYSLRTPDFAHIVSAMERII encoded by the coding sequence GTGAAAAGCAGGTTTGACATCGGCTTCTTGGAAACGACGGCGGATGTCCTCCGAGCCCTTGCCCACCCAGTGCGCATTGCCATTGTGGATTTGCTCAAGAAGGAAAACAAACTGTCGGTAACCGAAATCCATCAAAGATTGGATATCGAGCAGGCGGTGACGTCTCATCATCTCCGGATTCTCAAGGACAAGCAGATCGTGATGGCTCAGCGGGAAGGCAAGAATACGTTCTACTCCCTCCGCACCCCCGATTTTGCCCATATCGTCTCCGCCATGGAGCGGATTATATAA
- a CDS encoding riboflavin synthase yields the protein MFTGIIEFLGKVESIQTEGTNRTFHIRTPFDEPIRVDQSISHNGVCLTVTEIFDEQEAGVAYAVTAVEETLIKTQLGDWQVGDVVNVERCLKVGARLDGHFVQGHVDGIGTVSHIEEREGSWMIGFEFDLQFQSLMVNRGSICVNGVSLTVANTEANRFEVTIIPFTWEHTQFHQLKAGDRVNLEFDILGKYILKHQALQS from the coding sequence ATGTTTACAGGCATCATCGAATTCCTCGGAAAGGTGGAATCCATCCAAACCGAAGGTACCAATCGCACCTTCCATATCCGTACCCCCTTTGACGAACCCATCCGTGTGGATCAATCCATCTCGCACAATGGCGTATGTCTCACGGTCACCGAAATCTTCGACGAGCAGGAGGCAGGAGTGGCCTATGCTGTAACCGCGGTGGAAGAAACGCTGATCAAAACTCAATTGGGAGATTGGCAAGTCGGGGACGTGGTCAATGTCGAGCGCTGCCTAAAAGTGGGAGCGAGACTGGACGGGCACTTTGTTCAAGGGCATGTGGATGGAATCGGCACAGTCAGCCACATTGAGGAGCGTGAAGGATCTTGGATGATCGGGTTCGAATTCGATCTGCAATTCCAATCACTGATGGTCAATCGTGGTTCCATCTGCGTGAATGGTGTTTCCTTGACCGTAGCCAATACCGAGGCCAATCGGTTCGAAGTCACGATCATTCCATTCACTTGGGAGCACACGCAATTTCATCAACTCAAAGCTGGGGATCGGGTCAATCTCGAATTCGACATTCTCGGCAAATACATCCTCAAGCATCAGGCTCTTCAATCATGA
- a CDS encoding VWA domain-containing protein, with product METFEWGYPWAFACLPLPLLVWAFMPPVLHRRSALRAPVMERLEELTGRQAKDGVRIARKGWVRSLALWLIWVALITALASPQLVGEPEKQVKEARNFLIAADISFSMDTRDWVVDGKRMSRWQGVKSVLADFIQKREGDRMGLVFFGSQAYMQAPFTPDLDLIHSLLDETEVGMAGQQTVIGNAIGMAIRMFESDTTRQRVVVLLTDGVDSGSDVTPLDAAYSAKQDSIVIYTIGIGDPATRGSDLDERTLQSMAETTGGKYFRAIDQQKLQEIYEILDELEPIEYEAEAYQPKQLLYSYPLAVALALALIVTLISTVWNLLKPNPRTDE from the coding sequence ATGGAAACGTTTGAATGGGGTTATCCTTGGGCTTTTGCCTGCCTGCCGCTGCCATTGCTGGTTTGGGCGTTCATGCCTCCGGTGTTGCATCGAAGGTCAGCTTTGCGTGCACCAGTCATGGAAAGGCTGGAAGAATTGACGGGTCGCCAAGCCAAGGATGGGGTTCGGATTGCTCGTAAGGGATGGGTGAGGAGCTTGGCCTTGTGGCTGATTTGGGTTGCTTTGATCACAGCTTTGGCCTCTCCACAATTGGTGGGAGAGCCCGAAAAACAGGTCAAGGAAGCCCGGAATTTCCTGATTGCCGCTGATATCTCCTTTTCTATGGATACCCGCGATTGGGTCGTCGATGGTAAACGGATGTCCCGCTGGCAAGGGGTGAAATCCGTCTTGGCTGATTTCATACAAAAGCGGGAAGGGGACCGCATGGGGTTGGTTTTCTTTGGCTCACAAGCCTATATGCAGGCTCCTTTTACCCCAGACTTGGACCTGATCCATTCTCTATTGGACGAAACGGAAGTGGGGATGGCAGGCCAGCAAACCGTAATCGGAAACGCCATCGGCATGGCCATCCGAATGTTTGAATCCGATACCACTCGGCAACGGGTCGTGGTGTTGCTCACAGATGGTGTGGACAGTGGTAGCGATGTGACTCCCCTAGATGCGGCCTATTCCGCCAAGCAGGATTCGATTGTCATCTACACCATTGGAATTGGCGACCCTGCTACTCGCGGTTCTGATTTGGACGAGCGAACGCTTCAATCTATGGCTGAAACCACAGGCGGGAAATATTTCCGGGCCATTGATCAGCAGAAGCTTCAGGAAATCTATGAGATCCTCGACGAATTGGAACCCATCGAATACGAAGCGGAAGCCTACCAACCCAAGCAGTTACTCTATTCATATCCACTGGCGGTTGCATTGGCACTGGCGCTAATCGTAACCTTGATCTCGACTGTTTGGAATTTGTTGAAACCCAACCCTCGAACCGATGAATGA
- a CDS encoding VWA domain-containing protein: MNDWISIDWQAFHFLRPKVLWALIGVAGIFLLLWIRHRRQEAWQMMISPALRPFMFSSQVAKRKVGPKWWWLIAMMTSVIALAGPTWLQVEKPGQQVEAVLLILLDVSPSMNVEDIQPARLERAKYKIRDLLDANPRAKAGLVAYAGTAHLVVPFTSDYPNLTYQLQSLTPRIMPVRGTNLGLALELTDSLMRNVDAPSTILIVSDGISAEDFESLKAFQDTTSDRIEYMAIATPTGGPVPWGRKGRFMDDPDGGQAIASMDPQRMMAVDQLEQVKVTTVTLDSTDVNELAEHIRANLTFSQKLKDQDSQWEDMGFYLVIPVVIICLFWFRKGWVVLSSVCGLMILSGCDGRVHVKDLFVSKDYQGQMLANEGEFEGAARTYEDPLRKGVAYYKAGQYDLAIEAFSRDTSAMAAYNLGLAYVQVGAYQQAMLSFGQAAAKDSSLAQQANQAQIALQTTMDSKKVKQPPGEDGHGGDPDEEFGVDGGESLSDDTQVDQLPDSKGRVTENSVTDIRMGKELEFPDQQQEMTAEVGKNILLRKVSDDPSEFMRKKFLYQARKHYSGIKTPRKAW, from the coding sequence ATGAATGACTGGATTTCCATAGATTGGCAGGCATTTCATTTCCTGAGGCCCAAAGTGCTTTGGGCATTGATTGGGGTTGCGGGAATCTTCCTCCTGCTCTGGATTCGGCATCGGAGGCAGGAGGCTTGGCAGATGATGATATCCCCGGCGTTGAGACCCTTCATGTTTTCATCCCAAGTCGCCAAGCGAAAAGTCGGTCCCAAATGGTGGTGGCTGATCGCGATGATGACCTCCGTGATAGCGCTCGCGGGTCCAACTTGGCTGCAGGTGGAAAAGCCCGGGCAACAAGTGGAAGCAGTCCTGTTGATTCTGTTGGATGTTTCTCCTTCCATGAATGTGGAGGATATTCAACCTGCTCGTTTGGAACGGGCGAAATACAAAATCCGAGACTTGTTGGATGCCAATCCCCGAGCCAAGGCTGGATTGGTTGCCTATGCGGGTACGGCCCATCTGGTGGTGCCCTTCACTTCGGATTATCCCAATCTCACTTACCAACTCCAAAGTCTCACCCCGCGGATCATGCCGGTTCGGGGGACGAATCTTGGGCTAGCACTAGAACTGACGGATTCTCTCATGCGGAATGTCGATGCGCCTTCCACCATCCTGATCGTGTCGGATGGGATTTCGGCGGAGGACTTCGAATCCCTGAAAGCTTTTCAGGATACCACTTCGGATCGAATTGAATACATGGCCATTGCTACACCTACTGGAGGGCCTGTGCCTTGGGGAAGAAAAGGGCGATTCATGGATGATCCTGATGGCGGGCAAGCGATTGCATCGATGGACCCTCAACGGATGATGGCGGTGGATCAATTGGAGCAAGTAAAGGTAACGACCGTAACGCTGGACAGTACGGACGTGAATGAGTTGGCGGAACATATCCGGGCGAATCTCACCTTCTCTCAAAAGCTCAAGGATCAAGATTCGCAGTGGGAAGATATGGGATTCTACTTGGTCATACCCGTGGTGATCATTTGCCTGTTTTGGTTCCGAAAGGGCTGGGTCGTGCTATCCTCGGTATGTGGATTGATGATCTTGTCGGGATGCGACGGACGGGTACATGTGAAAGACTTATTTGTCTCCAAAGATTACCAAGGACAAATGCTCGCCAATGAGGGGGAGTTTGAAGGAGCAGCACGCACGTATGAAGACCCACTCCGCAAGGGGGTTGCCTATTACAAAGCGGGTCAATACGATCTGGCTATCGAGGCATTTAGTCGGGATACGAGCGCCATGGCCGCCTACAATCTAGGGTTGGCATATGTGCAAGTGGGGGCTTATCAGCAGGCGATGCTCTCCTTTGGGCAGGCAGCTGCCAAGGATTCTAGTTTGGCACAACAGGCCAACCAAGCTCAAATCGCCCTGCAGACGACCATGGACTCCAAGAAGGTCAAGCAGCCCCCTGGAGAAGATGGACACGGAGGAGATCCCGATGAAGAATTTGGCGTGGACGGTGGAGAATCGTTGAGTGATGATACCCAAGTGGACCAATTGCCTGATTCGAAGGGAAGGGTAACTGAAAATTCCGTGACGGATATTCGGATGGGAAAAGAGCTGGAATTTCCTGATCAGCAGCAGGAAATGACTGCGGAAGTCGGGAAGAATATCCTCCTGCGAAAGGTCAGCGATGACCCCTCGGAATTCATGAGAAAGAAATTTTTGTATCAGGCTCGGAAGCACTATTCCGGCATCAAAACCCCTCGAAAAGCATGGTAG
- a CDS encoding Rieske (2Fe-2S) protein: MKRSEFLKKSLAAGAGACMLGSVESCSIFDDPEMKVCAVADIEAVPFLVSRFNRKQIFLTYLDGELTIFSLICRHKKCTVEWEERDEEFVCPCHDGRYDRTGQVIDGPPPGPLHRYRYEIRNDEIWVLNEFL; the protein is encoded by the coding sequence ATGAAACGATCCGAGTTTCTGAAAAAATCGCTTGCAGCAGGTGCCGGAGCTTGTATGCTGGGTTCAGTCGAAAGCTGCTCGATATTCGATGATCCAGAAATGAAGGTCTGTGCGGTAGCGGATATCGAGGCTGTTCCATTCCTTGTCTCTAGATTCAATCGAAAGCAGATTTTCCTCACCTACCTTGATGGAGAATTGACCATCTTCAGCCTGATCTGCCGTCATAAAAAATGCACCGTGGAATGGGAGGAACGCGATGAGGAGTTTGTCTGCCCATGTCATGATGGCCGCTACGACCGCACAGGTCAAGTCATTGATGGGCCTCCACCGGGGCCGCTTCATCGCTACCGGTATGAAATCCGAAACGATGAGATCTGGGTGCTGAACGAGTTCCTATAG
- a CDS encoding M43 family zinc metalloprotease, with amino-acid sequence MNRCAYFFFGLLFSAGWSLGYAQSAPGRTCGFSHIQGTLSLVEPAVRKAHLQEQVYRNRLESGQLAQISGRSACDLYVIPVVVHVVFQDPQYDISLAQIQSQLDILNEDYRRIPGTAGDGFGADARIQFCLATIDPDGNPTTGITRTQSFLSNHLIAQEGVLKNLIGWNDSSYLNIWVVQQILDASGEPILGYATPPWSTSNYLSGLVIAADNFGNTGVVLPPYDQGRTATHEVGHFLGLYHTFEGGNVCAGSHVDNCLQEGDRVCDTPAESQPKFGCPASPGNSCLESPCDQVDPFRNFMNYVDDVCMNEFTQGQVDRMHFFLSDASSPRSMLSTPQNLSATGCVQASLTEHPPIAGFGADRIALKVGESLQLSDESTGCITQWQWSFPGANISQSTSSAPVVSYFQAGLYPITQVVSNAAGADTLERHQFVVVSDTFRGFPWYQSFETAGPVPDWVAGGLSDSLNWQQTDLAAIDGLHSMYIRGFEADLCGARADLISEPISLPVGEAVGLSFRYAYQIRTVHAADADELLVQIEDTMTGAFIDTLWWESGFDLATVPGALETGEFIPQNAADWRQIALDLGDYTASTPLRIRFRFLGKGGQNLYLDEFKTLGVNPVDPTHPSQWNLKVAPNPMKSEGRIFIQAPSAQVVHVQLFDLSGKSVDVSRSYQTEPGTIEIPFPDHWNSLSPGMYVLHMQSGTEHRVAQVYKLPN; translated from the coding sequence ATGAATCGCTGTGCTTATTTCTTTTTTGGCCTGCTGTTCTCCGCAGGCTGGTCGCTGGGATATGCCCAATCCGCACCTGGACGGACTTGTGGCTTTTCTCATATCCAAGGGACCCTATCACTTGTTGAGCCCGCTGTCAGAAAGGCTCATTTGCAAGAGCAAGTTTATCGCAATCGATTAGAATCTGGGCAATTAGCTCAAATTTCTGGTCGTAGTGCCTGTGACCTGTATGTGATCCCAGTGGTCGTACATGTCGTTTTTCAAGATCCCCAGTACGATATTTCGTTGGCCCAAATTCAAAGCCAACTAGACATTCTCAATGAGGATTATCGGCGGATTCCCGGAACTGCCGGAGACGGTTTTGGTGCAGATGCACGCATTCAATTTTGCCTAGCGACCATCGATCCAGACGGCAATCCCACTACCGGCATTACGCGCACACAATCCTTTCTTTCGAATCACCTGATCGCTCAGGAGGGCGTTCTCAAAAACTTGATTGGCTGGAATGACAGCAGCTATCTCAATATCTGGGTAGTCCAGCAAATCCTCGATGCGTCGGGCGAACCTATTTTGGGCTATGCCACTCCACCGTGGTCAACCTCCAATTATCTTTCTGGCCTTGTGATCGCCGCCGACAATTTCGGCAATACTGGAGTGGTGCTTCCTCCTTATGATCAGGGGCGTACTGCCACCCATGAGGTCGGGCATTTTCTCGGATTGTACCATACGTTTGAAGGAGGAAATGTCTGTGCAGGTTCCCATGTGGATAATTGCCTCCAAGAAGGAGACCGTGTGTGCGATACGCCTGCTGAAAGTCAACCTAAATTCGGTTGTCCGGCTTCTCCTGGAAATTCTTGCCTAGAGTCTCCTTGTGACCAAGTTGACCCTTTCCGAAATTTTATGAATTATGTGGATGACGTTTGCATGAATGAGTTCACGCAAGGTCAGGTGGATCGAATGCACTTTTTTCTGAGTGATGCAAGTTCGCCTAGGTCTATGCTGTCCACGCCTCAAAATCTCTCTGCCACTGGATGTGTGCAGGCTTCCCTGACAGAACATCCTCCGATCGCAGGATTTGGTGCTGACCGCATCGCCTTAAAAGTTGGGGAGTCTCTTCAACTTTCGGATGAATCCACGGGATGTATCACGCAATGGCAATGGTCTTTCCCAGGGGCGAATATTTCCCAAAGTACCTCTTCGGCGCCAGTGGTATCCTATTTTCAGGCGGGGCTATATCCGATCACCCAAGTGGTATCGAATGCCGCAGGAGCTGATACCTTGGAGCGGCATCAATTCGTGGTCGTATCGGATACCTTTCGAGGGTTCCCTTGGTATCAGAGCTTTGAAACAGCAGGCCCAGTGCCCGATTGGGTAGCGGGAGGCCTTTCTGACAGTCTCAATTGGCAGCAGACAGATTTGGCAGCTATCGACGGTCTACATTCCATGTACATCCGAGGATTCGAAGCTGACCTCTGCGGCGCCCGGGCAGATTTGATCAGTGAACCCATTAGCCTGCCTGTGGGTGAGGCAGTAGGGCTCTCTTTTCGATATGCCTATCAAATCCGGACTGTCCATGCGGCAGATGCGGATGAGCTTTTGGTGCAAATAGAGGATACTATGACTGGAGCCTTCATCGATACGCTCTGGTGGGAGTCTGGCTTTGATTTGGCTACGGTTCCTGGAGCCTTGGAAACGGGGGAATTCATTCCTCAGAATGCTGCCGATTGGCGTCAGATCGCGTTGGATTTGGGGGATTACACGGCTTCCACCCCGTTGCGCATCCGATTTCGATTTTTGGGAAAAGGGGGACAGAACCTCTATCTGGATGAATTTAAGACGTTGGGGGTGAATCCTGTGGATCCGACCCACCCGAGTCAATGGAATCTCAAGGTAGCCCCGAATCCTATGAAGTCTGAGGGACGGATATTCATTCAAGCTCCGTCCGCCCAAGTTGTCCATGTTCAGCTTTTCGATCTTTCAGGCAAGTCCGTGGACGTATCCAGGTCCTATCAAACGGAGCCCGGAACCATCGAAATTCCTTTCCCCGACCATTGGAATTCCCTTTCGCCCGGCATGTATGTATTGCACATGCAATCGGGTACAGAACATCGGGTAGCACAGGTATACAAACTCCCCAATTAA
- a CDS encoding DUF58 domain-containing protein: protein MARTEIKYLDPVVVRKLKNIEIKAKLIVEGFITGMHRSPYHGFSVEFAEHRPYNVGESLKSIDWKVYAKTDKLFSKRFEEETNLRCQVVLDISDSMRYPQQGMTKLEYGAYLAAALQYLMIGQRDAAGMTLFDEEIQFYAPAKSKYSWLVPIFKKLESVVATTELFTHKTATAKVLHQVAMKFHRRSFVVLITDLFNQQENMDDLVKAIQHLRHEKHEVLVFHLLDKETEENFEFPNRPVILQDLETGEKLEVQPNQIRSEYTRMMQAYKAQLKQRCMEYRIDFVEVDIRQPYDKVLADYLVKRRTLK from the coding sequence ATGGCCCGCACTGAAATCAAATACCTAGACCCAGTAGTCGTCCGAAAACTCAAGAACATTGAGATCAAGGCCAAGCTGATCGTCGAAGGTTTCATCACTGGTATGCACCGAAGCCCATACCACGGATTCTCGGTAGAATTTGCTGAACACCGCCCATACAATGTCGGTGAATCACTCAAAAGCATAGACTGGAAGGTATACGCCAAAACCGACAAGCTTTTCTCCAAGCGCTTTGAAGAAGAAACCAACCTGCGATGCCAAGTCGTGTTGGACATTTCTGACTCCATGCGATACCCTCAGCAGGGCATGACCAAGCTGGAATACGGGGCTTATCTCGCTGCCGCCCTTCAATATCTCATGATCGGCCAACGGGATGCAGCAGGGATGACCTTGTTTGATGAGGAAATTCAATTTTACGCACCCGCCAAATCCAAATATTCCTGGCTGGTTCCCATCTTCAAAAAGCTGGAATCCGTAGTTGCCACCACCGAATTATTTACCCACAAGACCGCAACGGCCAAAGTCCTGCATCAAGTCGCCATGAAGTTCCATCGGCGCTCATTCGTCGTCCTCATTACGGACCTGTTCAATCAGCAGGAAAATATGGACGATCTGGTCAAGGCCATTCAGCACCTCCGCCATGAAAAGCATGAAGTGCTGGTATTCCATCTCCTTGACAAAGAGACCGAGGAGAACTTCGAATTTCCCAATCGCCCCGTCATTCTACAAGACCTCGAAACAGGCGAAAAACTGGAAGTACAGCCCAATCAGATTCGCAGTGAATACACCCGCATGATGCAGGCTTACAAAGCCCAACTCAAGCAACGCTGCATGGAATACCGCATTGATTTCGTGGAAGTAGACATCCGCCAACCCTACGACAAAGTACTGGCTGACTACCTCGTCAAGCGAAGAACGCTCAAATAG